The Streptomyces sp. CC0208 genome window below encodes:
- a CDS encoding YhjD/YihY/BrkB family envelope integrity protein, translating into MELRNRAENRFPVITHLLSHLISVNVFDSATRLAAQTFLTAVPLLFVVASIAPQWLRDQFVTSLHEAFGLTGSANAELNKVLKGTDDPSDELRQTTGVVGGLMVLLSATACSRAMQRLCQRAWSLPKASARVAAWRWIAWLATWLAMFAVQGSLRTGFGLGLWLGVPLLLIAEVGIWWWTQHLLLVARVPWRPLLPGALLAGTALAVLTSTASLYVPRALNHSLAKYGSLGAVFTLLSWLITLCVVTTLCLTAGAVIAREPWAVRHLGTPEPPGPPPGDTPTDGTPHDSSPP; encoded by the coding sequence TTGGAGCTGCGCAACCGGGCCGAGAACCGGTTCCCCGTGATCACGCATCTGCTGTCGCACCTGATCTCGGTGAACGTGTTCGACTCCGCGACCCGGCTGGCTGCCCAGACGTTCCTCACGGCCGTGCCGCTGCTGTTCGTGGTGGCCTCCATCGCCCCGCAGTGGCTGCGTGACCAGTTCGTCACGTCCTTGCACGAGGCCTTCGGACTGACCGGAAGCGCGAACGCCGAGCTGAACAAGGTTCTCAAGGGCACGGATGACCCGTCCGACGAGCTGCGGCAGACCACCGGCGTCGTCGGCGGGCTGATGGTGCTCCTTTCGGCCACCGCGTGCAGCCGCGCCATGCAACGGTTGTGCCAGCGCGCGTGGAGCCTGCCCAAGGCGAGTGCGCGGGTGGCCGCCTGGCGCTGGATCGCCTGGCTCGCGACCTGGCTGGCCATGTTCGCCGTACAGGGGAGCCTGCGCACCGGCTTCGGCCTCGGGCTGTGGCTCGGCGTACCCCTGCTGCTGATCGCGGAGGTCGGCATCTGGTGGTGGACGCAGCATCTGCTGCTGGTCGCGCGCGTGCCCTGGCGACCGCTGCTGCCGGGTGCGCTGCTGGCCGGGACGGCCCTGGCCGTCCTCACCTCCACCGCGTCGCTGTACGTTCCCCGGGCCCTCAACCACAGCCTGGCGAAGTACGGCTCTTTGGGTGCCGTCTTCACGCTGTTGTCCTGGCTCATCACGCTCTGCGTGGTCACGACCCTGTGCCTCACGGCCGGCGCGGTCATCGCCCGCGAACCCTGGGCCGTCCGCCATCTGGGCACACCTGAACCGCCGGGCCCGCCGCCAGGCGACACGCCGACGGACGGTACTCCACACGACAGCTCACCACCGTGA
- a CDS encoding snapalysin family zinc-dependent metalloprotease codes for MPLGTWLKAGTSATALVLAMAGAATAAPAPAPAPAPAPAGESSAAQAAAVTLRYDDSRAAGWEAAIAAGVASWNANVSNVHLVEAASGTVAEIVIVATTGWPQATLGPVRPGRQVRVELGSQAVDQGYNKTRIAAHELGHSLGLPDTKPGPCSQLMSGSSAGTACTNATPNATERSRVQSAYASGIAALAPADGRMLIDAP; via the coding sequence ATGCCCCTCGGCACTTGGCTCAAGGCAGGCACTTCCGCCACAGCGCTCGTCCTCGCCATGGCGGGCGCCGCAACCGCCGCTCCCGCCCCCGCCCCCGCTCCCGCTCCCGCTCCCGCGGGTGAATCGTCCGCCGCGCAGGCGGCAGCGGTGACCCTTCGCTACGACGACTCCCGTGCCGCAGGCTGGGAGGCCGCGATCGCGGCCGGAGTCGCCTCGTGGAACGCGAACGTGAGCAACGTCCATCTGGTGGAAGCGGCGTCCGGCACCGTGGCCGAGATCGTGATCGTCGCCACCACGGGCTGGCCGCAGGCCACGCTCGGCCCCGTTCGTCCGGGCCGTCAGGTCCGCGTCGAGCTCGGCAGCCAGGCCGTGGACCAGGGTTACAACAAGACCCGGATCGCCGCTCACGAGCTGGGGCACAGCCTCGGCCTGCCGGACACCAAGCCCGGGCCCTGCTCACAGCTGATGTCGGGGTCGAGCGCCGGCACGGCCTGCACCAACGCCACACCGAACGCCACCGAGCGCTCCCGCGTACAGTCGGCATACGCAAGCGGAATCGCCGCGCTCGCGCCCGCTGACGGCCGGATGCTCATCGACGCGCCCTGA
- a CDS encoding DUF4232 domain-containing protein produces MRGSALAVVVASVALAVAGCQPGGGGADTGDGGVTPSEAAGSPASSSTPAAPKAGSSASGSFTPSGPSTPSASRPASSTPAASAPASSAPAPGGPAATCSAGSLKATARQAAERPDGTGTGAAVVEFTNVSARTCVLKGHPTVAGAGNGSPEMNVPLTVKPTGAAASVKVAPGGKAWVKLTFVQVQGEGDGYCVSGSAPVVYPTMVVRLPGSGAHQVALDDGQFAECDDTVTVTAVSAVRPS; encoded by the coding sequence ATGCGCGGTTCGGCGCTGGCGGTCGTTGTGGCTTCGGTGGCGCTGGCGGTGGCGGGATGTCAGCCCGGCGGGGGCGGTGCGGACACCGGGGACGGCGGCGTCACCCCGTCCGAGGCCGCCGGCTCACCGGCCTCCTCCTCCACGCCCGCCGCCCCGAAGGCCGGTAGCTCCGCCTCCGGTTCCTTCACCCCCTCCGGCCCCTCGACGCCCTCCGCCTCCCGGCCCGCGTCCTCCACGCCCGCCGCCTCCGCACCTGCGTCTTCCGCACCCGCTCCGGGCGGTCCGGCGGCGACCTGTTCCGCGGGCAGTCTGAAGGCGACCGCCCGTCAGGCCGCCGAGCGGCCGGACGGTACGGGGACCGGGGCGGCCGTCGTCGAGTTCACCAACGTGTCCGCACGGACATGCGTCCTCAAGGGGCACCCCACGGTGGCCGGCGCCGGAAACGGCTCTCCCGAGATGAACGTGCCGCTCACCGTCAAGCCGACCGGAGCCGCGGCATCGGTGAAGGTGGCCCCCGGCGGCAAGGCGTGGGTGAAGCTGACGTTCGTGCAGGTGCAGGGAGAGGGCGACGGGTACTGCGTGTCCGGTTCGGCGCCCGTGGTGTATCCCACGATGGTCGTCCGGCTGCCGGGGTCGGGGGCGCACCAGGTGGCTCTGGACGACGGGCAGTTCGCCGAGTGCGACGACACCGTGACCGTCACCGCCGTATCGGCGGTCAGGCCCTCTTGA
- a CDS encoding Fic family protein, producing the protein MIVELAPRFLTWDDVDPARHSFDSASAPQVVRSLGPAQSVPSRPDTSSGNPASHAWSWDEGRPWADAMSHALAEHYGRWTLGWRWSHDEGDFDGGPVGNWCCAQDSITTPQETLGRVVAALREWREWLESLAEWFDAYPLDLTEVEDQRILWERAARNLILQVTDRTGCGSGWHGHCRQVLTWFLSRWGITPDLAQELVDEAVGGRFASWTAPDNVLVDDVAERLALSLRADEGTRAAGPAPDHLERWLAVRETVPWHEAPDGGGDEPVAPSRDGAAQDIRTFDGALDPARARGLLTALRLLRADAARGACLDFELLQRWQQHVLGTPQPPPFRDLPAFAKGGRERYGIGPDTRARLDACLAESARPTEQSLPLTARAARAYLDVCFFHPFDDGNARCAFLALVFVLAREGVALDGVNLLRRVTFQADEPQDALILTRYIDIHLAETRRNTASPDS; encoded by the coding sequence GTGATTGTCGAGCTGGCCCCCCGTTTTCTGACCTGGGACGATGTAGATCCCGCCCGTCATTCCTTCGACAGCGCGTCGGCGCCGCAGGTGGTGCGGTCGCTCGGGCCCGCCCAGAGCGTGCCGAGCCGCCCCGACACCTCTAGCGGCAACCCGGCGTCGCATGCCTGGAGCTGGGACGAGGGACGGCCCTGGGCCGACGCCATGTCGCACGCACTCGCCGAGCACTACGGCCGCTGGACCCTGGGCTGGCGCTGGTCGCACGACGAGGGCGACTTCGACGGAGGACCCGTCGGGAACTGGTGCTGCGCGCAGGACTCCATCACCACACCGCAAGAGACACTCGGCCGTGTCGTCGCGGCACTGCGCGAGTGGCGCGAATGGCTGGAGAGTCTCGCCGAGTGGTTCGACGCGTACCCGTTGGACCTGACCGAGGTCGAGGACCAGCGGATCCTGTGGGAGCGTGCCGCCCGAAACCTGATCCTCCAGGTGACCGACCGCACCGGCTGCGGCAGCGGTTGGCACGGACACTGCCGTCAGGTGCTCACCTGGTTCCTCAGCCGCTGGGGCATCACGCCCGACCTAGCGCAGGAGCTGGTCGACGAGGCGGTCGGCGGGCGGTTCGCGAGCTGGACCGCCCCCGACAACGTGCTGGTCGATGACGTCGCGGAGCGGCTCGCGCTGTCGCTGCGGGCGGACGAGGGAACACGAGCCGCTGGGCCCGCGCCGGACCACCTCGAGCGCTGGCTGGCGGTGCGCGAGACCGTGCCATGGCACGAGGCTCCGGACGGCGGAGGGGACGAACCGGTGGCGCCGTCGCGCGACGGCGCGGCGCAGGACATACGCACCTTCGACGGCGCCTTGGATCCCGCCCGCGCACGGGGCCTGCTTACCGCACTGCGGCTGCTCCGGGCCGATGCGGCGCGCGGCGCCTGCCTCGACTTCGAACTGCTCCAGCGCTGGCAGCAGCATGTCCTTGGCACACCGCAGCCGCCGCCGTTCCGCGACCTGCCGGCCTTCGCCAAGGGGGGCCGGGAACGCTACGGCATCGGCCCGGACACACGAGCCCGCCTCGACGCCTGCCTGGCCGAAAGCGCGCGCCCTACTGAGCAGTCCCTTCCCCTCACTGCCCGGGCCGCACGCGCCTATCTCGACGTGTGCTTCTTCCACCCGTTCGACGACGGCAACGCCCGATGCGCCTTCCTCGCCCTCGTCTTCGTCCTCGCCCGGGAGGGCGTCGCCCTCGACGGGGTCAACCTGCTGCGTCGCGTCACCTTCCAGGCCGACGAGCCGCAGGACGCGCTGATCCTCACCCGGTACATCGACATCCACCTCGCGGAGACCCGACGCAACACCGCCTCCCCCGACTCCTGA